GGGTTCGAGCAACTGGGCGTAACTGGCCAGGCTGAAACCGGACCACTCCGCGCCCTTGGTGCCGACGCTCATGCGCAGCACCAGCAGGCTGGCGGCAATCAGCACGCCGAGAAACAGCATCGACGGCGTGAGGAAAAACCACGCCCGCGCCGTCGGCGAAACACCGCGCGCCGGGCGCACGTCACCCGCGCCGACCGGTTGGGTCAGGGATTGATGTTCCATAGCAATGATCTCGTCAATGGAAAGCAGCAGACAAACACAGATCTCCAAACCACCGCGAACCCTGTGGGAGCTGCGGTTCGACGCTTCGACTTGCCCGCGAAAGCGGTGTATCAGTCACATTGATGTTGGATGTGCCGACGCATTCGCGAGCAAGCCCGCTCCCACACTGGATTTGTGGTGTTTCGGATCAGGAAGAAAAGATTTCCGTGTAGCGACGAATCCACTGGTCATGCACGGTCGCCAGGAAGGCGTTGTCGTGCATGATCGCCTTCTCCGCGATCTGCTCCGGGGTGAGGATGAACGGGCTCTTGCGCGCTTCGGCGGAGATGATCGCCTTGGCGTTGACCGGGCCGTTGAAGATGTCTTCGGCCATCTTGCCCTGCACCAGCGGGTCGAGGGAGTGGTCGATGAAGGCGTAGGCCAGGTCGGTGTCGCCCGGACGATTCTTCGGCATTACCGAAAGCATCAGGTCGGTGTAGAAACCTTCCTTCATGCCGAACGTGGCGCCGAGGCCATAGTTCGGATCGCGGATCTGCTTGGGGAAAAACGCCGGGGCGTAGAGGCCGCCCATATCCAGGGAGCCGGTGCGGAACAGCTCGGCGATCTGGTTGGGGTTTTCGCCGAGGGTCACCACGCGGTCTTTCAGCTCCGCGAGTTTCTTGAAGCCCGGTTCGATGTTGTGTTCGTCACCCCCGGCCAGTTTGGCGGCGATGATGATCAGGTCCATCGCCTCGGTCCAGTTCGGCGGCGGCAGGAAAATGTTCGGCGCCAGATCGGCGTCCCACAGCGCGGCGTAACTGTCCGGCGCGGTGGTCTGGGTGCGGGTGCTGTAGACCAGACTGTTGCACCACAGCAGGTAACCAATGCCGTGCCCGTTGGCCCCGGTGCGGTATTTTTCCGGGACGTCGACCAGGTTGGGAATGCGGTTGAGATCGGGTTTTTCCAGCAGCCCGGCAGCGGCCAGACCTTCTGCGCCGACCCCGGCCAGGGTGATGATGTCGTACTGCGGACGGTCACCGCCGGCCT
The window above is part of the Pseudomonas fluorescens genome. Proteins encoded here:
- a CDS encoding extracellular solute-binding protein, giving the protein MGEHDLNRRQFIKTVGVASVAAAAMSMPFIRASASDTRFAGKTLRLLTWSDDTGLAALRNIAATFEAKTGAKVIADRTGSTSEMVAKLKAGGDRPQYDIITLAGVGAEGLAAAGLLEKPDLNRIPNLVDVPEKYRTGANGHGIGYLLWCNSLVYSTRTQTTAPDSYAALWDADLAPNIFLPPPNWTEAMDLIIIAAKLAGGDEHNIEPGFKKLAELKDRVVTLGENPNQIAELFRTGSLDMGGLYAPAFFPKQIRDPNYGLGATFGMKEGFYTDLMLSVMPKNRPGDTDLAYAFIDHSLDPLVQGKMAEDIFNGPVNAKAIISAEARKSPFILTPEQIAEKAIMHDNAFLATVHDQWIRRYTEIFSS